From the genome of Salmonella enterica subsp. houtenae serovar Houten:
ATCAGAATGATACTGATAATCCGCTTCCACCGGTTGTGCAGAGTAATTCGTTGAGATCGCGACGACCTTACCGCTCTCTTCTTCCGCCGTCACCAACACGTATAAGCTGCTGTCGCCGCCGTTAAATTTCACGCGAAACGCCCGCGTGCTCATAGCGATGTCAAACGCAGGAAACATAAAATCGCGTTCCGCTTGATTAGCGCGACGGGACAGTTTTTGTAATTCGCGGCTAAAACCAGTGCTGTCTACCGCCAGCGCCGCGCGTATTTCAACTAGCGACGCGCCTTCGCCAATCAACGTAGCAAGGTTCTCTTGTCTGGCGTCGCCCCTGATAGCGGTATAGGAGATGAATGTTTTATTACACTGGCGGCAATACATACGCCGTTCACCTTTTGCGGAAAAACCATATTTTTTCAGCGACGCCCCGCCACAGTGCGGACAGGACTTCACCAGACCTTTCCAGGATTGATTCGCCGCCTGGCGAAAAAGATTAAGCGATCTGGCTGAGATAATGGGGAACAAAAAGCCGCACGCTCGACAGAGAACATTTTTCCCTTGCGGTAGATAGTCTGGACTCTCCAGAATCCCCAGATTTTTGCAGCCGGGCGTTTTGCAAGCATCGACATTAATGTGAGAGAACATATTCACTCCCTGCGAATACTACCTTCAAACAAATATTGACCTTATTTCTGCAGGTGAGATGCCTTTTTCATA
Proteins encoded in this window:
- a CDS encoding putative cytoplasmic protein; the encoded protein is MFSHINVDACKTPGCKNLGILESPDYLPQGKNVLCRACGFLFPIISARSLNLFRQAANQSWKGLVKSCPHCGGASLKKYGFSAKGERRMYCRQCNKTFISYTAIRGDARQENLATLIGEGASLVEIRAALAVDSTGFSRELQKLSRRANQAERDFMFPAFDIAMSTRAFRVKFNGGDSSLYVLVTAEEESGKVVAISTNYSAQPVEADYQYHSDYEERLPSGTLAHLVQRKEALTMRRNVLFDVDYGPAVLYKNDPGMLVKPVLPAYRHFELVQALTDERSLNVQHYLDHECFILGGCMMANFSYLRQGRCHISFVRERGVTPPKRDLPPRLFLSGGIRNNVWRTFSTRDYAMAVCNLTGNKKVSLLRHATLNSATAFIRYVHHHPFLPHLNRMSPGNVVAVLDYLKFEYNASRKMNC